The nucleotide sequence TTGAAGGAATCGGTCCAATCCCCACAAAATTTAGGAATCTCGCATCTAAATGAGACCTTAAAATACCGCCCTTTCACTTTCTTTGTTATAATAAAAATAGGCTATATAGAATAGAGGTTCGATCTAGATATTCTGTTTAATTCACCGATTTAATTTTCCTCATTTGGGCTAAACCTTGTCATCCAAGCTTTCAATTAATAATGGACCATCATTACTAAGAACAAATCATATATAGGTATCGATCCAAGTATATATAATAGGGAACTATTCTAAACTCTCGAGGGAATGTCCCTCATTGTTTGCGTGTCACCCAAATAGTTatggaaaaaattaaaaaaaatgacaatatGTATTAATGTGTGATGTattacttcacaaacatgcaacttAAAATCCAACTCCTACATatcgaaaaaaacaaattaacatgCAATTTAAAATCCAACTCCTACATatcgaaaaaaacaaattaaactactaCATGTCTACAActagttaacatatattcacagtcaaatttgttttttcgttgcgacatgtagaagttaaattttaagttgaatGCTTATAAtaagatatatcacatgttaatacatcttctcaatttAACATACAAGCAACGATGAGACATCCCCTCAAGAGTTTAAAATCCAATCTCATATATAATATCGTGGGGGTGGTACAGTTTCATGTAGATATCTTTTCATGGAGTGCTACTGCTAGCTAGGGGAACTTGGTCACTGATAATAATAACTACAGCAGGTGATCATGCAAGTGCAAACCaagataatactccctccgtttcatattataagactttctatcattgcccacattcatatagatgctaatgaatctagacatatatatgaatgtgggcaataatAGAtagtattataatatgaaacggaggaagtatatcttATGCATGTGCACCGCCAACAAACCAGCTAATTACACTATACATACATGCTATGCTGGCTGGATCTTGCTGTTTCCTCATTCTCCAGAGACCCCAAGAAGAGGACGGTACATCTGCTGCAAATGGAAGAGCAGCAAGAGCGTCAAGTATATATAGTTACTACCAAGCTTGCAACAAGACGAATATAGATAATAAACACAGTAGTGGTACCATATGGGCTATAGCATCAGATGTAGTTGATGGAGATCAGGTACAAACATCCGTGACAAGCATCCAACTTAACTaagagagagagatcaagaGATGATGATGCAGTCGTCGTCCCCGTTAGGCTGGGCAGTATAGTTTAGTAACAGCCGAAGAAATACTAGTAACTAGCAGAGTGATGGTATCTCCTCTCCGGGCCAGGCAGCAAGATCAAAACTACTCAACTCAACTCAACTCAATCGTCCACTCCGGCCTTGCTCCTCAGGTGCTCCTTGAACTCCATGATGTCACCTTCCCACCTGGTCACCGCCTGCTTTTCGCACACCCATATCTCCTGCGCCACTTGGTTGATCAGCCTGAAGTCATGGCTCACCAGCACAAGCCCTCCATCCCATTCATTCAGCGCCTCTGCAAGAGAGTCGATTGTTTCAATGTCCAGATGGTTCGTTGGCTCATCCAGCAGCAGCATGTGTGGCTCCCTCCACGCCAACCATGCAAATATCACTCTGCTCCTCTGCCCGTCCGACAGGTTCCTCATTGGCATTACCTGTGCCTTCCCTGACAACCCAAACTTGCCGATGGCTGCcctcatcctctcctcctcgttccCTGGGTATTCCTTCATCATGTACTGCAGAGCTGACATGTCCAGGTCCAGCTTCTCTGCAAGGTGCTGGTGGAATTGTGCGATCCTGAGATGGTTGTGTCGCCTCACCATGCCGTCCAGCGGTATGAGATCACCTGTCATGAGTTTAAGGAGCGTACTCTTCCCAGCCCCATTAGGACCAACCAGCGCCACCCTTGAGTCAAGGTCAACACCAAAATCTAGGTTCTTGTAGATCAGGTTGTCTGGTGTGTACCCAAATGTGACCTCCACAAACTGCAGCACTGGAGGTGGTAGCGTGCCAACATCAGTGAAGCGGAACGTCAATACCTTATCCCTTACAACCTTCTCCGTGAGCCCACCACGCTCCATCTTAGCAAGAGTTTTCTCTTTACTTTGAGCCTGTCGGGCCAGCTTGGCAGATCCGTGACCAAACCGTGCAATGTACTCCTTCATCGAGGCAATCTGGTCCTGCTCCCATCTGTATTGTTTCATTTGATTTTCTTCAAGCTCGGCTCGTGTTTGGACATACTGGTCATAGTTGCCAGTGTATAGCTTGAGCTTCCTGTTTTGCATGTGGATGATATTTGTACATACTCCATTTAGGAAGTCCTGGGAGTGTGATATGACGACAAGTATACGGTCAAATTTCTTCAAGGTTTCCTCCAGCCAGACACAGGCCTCAAGATCTGCAAACAGTGGCAATGGATTGCTAATATTAATCAAGAAAAAAGCACATTTCAGGGCCAGAAAACTTCATAGGAACCATGCATCAGAGATCTTTTGATCTATCCTGAACAGAGCATCCATATCTCTGATAAATCTGAAATAATATAAGTCACATGGTAGCCTAGTGCTAAACATTATTCAGAAACAATGTGGCAGCAAACAATTCACAGAAACCATagttatactgaatatatatATGGTTAAGCAAACAACATTGTTAAGCCAGACAGGACAGATGAATAAATGGTTCACATAATGAAAAccagcaatatttttttttaaaatgagtTTAACACATTTCTGGGAAGTTCGATGCAAAATAAATCCAGGAATTCAAACCCAAATTTGTCGGATGTATATAGTAGTATGGACCAGTCACAATCTAGGTTCATGGTAATGGAAAGCAGACAACACAAGATTTCATGTAGTTGCTTCTAGCTTGTAGCATAACACAAAGCCATAATGGTAATGGTAATGCTTTCCCTGTTTACATGCAACTAGAAGTTAACACACAGCATATATTCACTCAATAATATACATGAGGCACTTCAGACTTTTTTTCATATGCACCAGTACATGAAACAAATAAAGTAGAAATATCAAATATGTAGCCTACATGCCAAACAAATGAATGCTGATTTGCATGTTGTTTCATCACGCTGCACATTAACTAGCGCTGATGCCTAAGACCATaatgtaaaaaatatttatatcatctGATGGAAAAAAGAAGTATAGTTCAAACAGGTGCAATTTGATCCCACCCACTCTAAGTGAATTGGTTGTCGATGCATTGCAAACGATTAAACTGGCTTTGGAAGATGGTAACTCAAGAGACTCACCTAGATGATTGGTGGGCTCATCAAGCAAAAGGATAGTTGGATTCATGAAGAGCGCCCTAGCCAAAGCGATCCTCATGCGCCAACCGCCAGAGAAATCACAGGTTTTCTTTGCCTGCATGTGCTTGTTAAAACCCAAGCCAAACAAAATCTCTGCAGCACGCTTTTCAGCGGTGGATGCGTCGATGGCTTCTAAGCGTTCATAAACGCGGTCCAGggcttcgccgccaccgtcatcCTTAGTAATTCAATCAGCAGAGGCATACGTCAGGAAGGGAAATCCTCAGAAATGGGGAcacggtgaaaaaaaaactatatataggtATAATAAAACTAGTAGTCCAGCAGAAGAAgagtaaggtggtgtttggatgcaGGGTGACATTTTAGTCCCCATCACATCGGAGGTtgggacactaattagaagtattaaacttAACTAaggacaaaacccattccataaccctagactaattcgtgagacgaatctattgagcctaattaaacatgtgctaattatggcttaattaggcttaaaaaaattcgtctcacgaattagccctcgtttatgcaattagttttattattagtctattttTAATACTCCTAATTAGTGCATATGACAGGGACTAACATTAGTCCCCTctcatccaaacaccacctaaggccctgtttctttcagctttggattattataatctagattattgggagtaagctgaaagaaacggacaacttattgaagtagcttattataatctggagcccagcttattataatctgataagctcatttaggtgagctttttccagattattgggtgaaaaattacccaccatgccaccccactccctctttagacttgcaaacccaataatctaggctctaataatctaggaaagaaacaactaaccgttTATTCTACTatagattataacaatctagcttatagtaatctgactcaataatctagattataataatcttaagctgaaagaaacagggcctaagacAGACATTATTGGTGGGAATGGGATGGTAAGAAGGAAGGGAAGTAAAATAAACATACTTGAGCGGCCAAGATTTCAGCCTCCTTCTCGAGCTGGAGTCTCTGTTCGTCACAGCTGATGACAGCTTGTAGCGCAGACATGTCGGAAGCCTCGATCTCATGGGTGAGATGATAGATGTCCATGTGTGGAGGGATAGGAAGCTCCCGGCATCCTATAGCTTTGAGGAGACAGGACTTTCCACAGCCGTTTAAGCCAAGCAAACCATATCGCCTAAGAGACGAGATGAATGGTCTCTATAGTACTAGTACTTACTTACAGATGatggattgattgattgatgaaaaaaataataaagattACCTGCCGTAGTTGAGCTCCAGGTCGGTGTCAAGAAGCAGGTCATGGCCGTGGAATGTGAGGGAGAGGGACTCGATCTGCGAGACAAAGATGGATTAATTAGTTACTTAGGGGGAGATAAATAGATAGGGGCGGGGGGTGGGGAtggaagaaatagaaaaatagtgGTACGTGGATGTCGCGGGAGAGGGGATGGGAGGTGAGGACGGCGGTGCAGGTGCGCTCGGAGAGAGTAATGGCGGCCTTGGCCTTGTCACCCCtcttggcagcggcggcggccttcttCTGCGCCGCCTTCTTCTTGCTGGCGTCGGACACCATAGCTGATGCTGGTGCACAGAGAGAAATcgagagatcgatcgagaagAAACAcaagaatgagagagagagaaagggctTTTCTTCCAACAACAAGATACTAGATGCCGTGCTTCAATGGGCTTCCTTCCTCTAAAACGTGGCCCCAAGGCGGTGGAGAGAGACACCCTTTCCCTGCCACGTGTTGGACTTTCTGGGCCAGGCCAGCACCACCCCTTGAAAGCACTATATAACTtaactttattaaaaaaaattgatccgACAGGGTTTGGCTAATGGATAGGGAAATGATTTTCCACCCACCAAAACACATCTTTAAAGTTTAAACCGTAACTATTCGTTTTCCTCGTCCAGTTAATCTTAACCTTTTATTTATTTCCTAATCACGATCACACCCCCCATTTTCTAttatctaaacacaccctatgtgAAAAGTAAAACCCCCAAACGTCAATTGATTGAGAGCAACTAAGTCCAAATCATctaaaccaatttaatagctaattcatacaatagttatctacaaacatatactacactattaatatctggtctcacgtgtcatacacacattgcgctttggagtccgtgttgcagctggctacaaatatgtagcctACTGCtcttcttttccctcctttatCTTCTCAATAtttgtttatagctagcttatagtatgctattgtacatgctttGATCCACTAAAACAAGTAAGTACCATCTATGTAGGAGGGGATAGCTCGATCGAATTGGTAAAAACAACAAAACACAATGTTCTTGAACTTTCTATCACCTTATTCAATGTGGTAGAGGTAGAGcgcaataaaaagaaaaaaaagaaataacacTGCAAAGTACAAACACTACATTGGCATCGTCCATTGACCTTGCCTCGGTTGGTTTCGCCAGCAATTCACCAATCACCACCCGTCCCTGCTGCGCCTCCCTGCTTCCGTCTCCTGCCTCTTAGTTGCTGGCGTCTGGTACACGCGATAGTGACGCCTACCATttgggtggggggagggggtggtaAAAGACGATATTGGGAAGATGGAGGACACAACCGTCGTAGTAGTTCCTAGCTTCAACTCCCCCCTCCCTTTTTAGGCATAAGCCAGTCTAGCTGATTGCTTTGGGTAACAAAAACTCTTTTTctgctaatatattgacgtgcaattttTTTGcgtgttcgaaaaaaaaaaggaagatggAGGACACCATCGACCCTGAATTCCACGGACTTCTGGATCTGAGCGTCACTGTTGCTTGATCTTTCTTGGTCGTCAGCAAGCAAAGGCCACCCCTCATGAGTCATCCCCTTCTCATTGTGCGAGATTGTAGGATCGAGATATCGattagaggggggtgaatagacgatttaaaattaaatgacacctaatcaaaactaacctaaattGTTAGGCTTGGTGAGGAACaagtctaactaagcaactaagttaagttttgcaatcctagggtgaaagTGGCTCAAGTCTAtcactaggaaagtaaatcacactttCTAAGTCTAGTTTAGCAATCCTAAGGTGATATGATCTCTAGTATGTCTGTaggaatgtaaattgcacaaatgtaaatgcaacaagtaaatgagacaaggagacgaGAGATTTTTCActgaggttcggaaactcgtcGGTTTCCTACTTCCCGtcgaggcgagcccaactccaccgctcaaccacgaagccaccgcacgcccccttcgtcaaggggtgggcaaggtgggagccggcctgcggagaggactacccaagccttgATCACtcagggtagttcttccttcactccgaaggtggtgaactccaaaccactcacaaccggcgccgggcctcctccacaatcttctcggagaggtcaccgggcaactcctccacaagccgtctaggaggaaGCAAcatccaagagtaacaagcgatGACGCGGctcggagatgatcaagtgccacactagctctataatggaagcaatgcacttgactcttggctagaaCAACCTCAACCACTACAATGGATAAGCACTAAGCTCaaatgtgtgtgagagaggtgcaagggatgtatgcaattgaattgggtgccaagaaaGACCCCTTGCTGCTgatgggggagtatttatactcccaccaaccaaaactagccgttgggggcgaaatcccccaattTTGTGTACTGCCGGTCTGActggaggtatgtggccggtcagaccgtgctactctgcaatgGCTAGTTGTAGCCCTGTCAAAGGGCCCCATCAGCCTGGCTGGTCAGACTGACGttgagtggccggtcagaccggcctcggctcggtcagatCGCCctcagctcggtctgaccgaatacggtTCCTTCGGCTCTGTATCGGTCAACCCCGAGGacaccatcccggcctccagggggccggtcagactgggctttagcaccggtcagaccgcctctgtagggccagtcagaccgccactaGGTGGCCGATCAGACCGCTAGTggcctgcggtcagaccggcctcaaGCGCGCGGTTAGACCGGCTCTTGTCAGGCCGAACTCAGTGAATGCAAGTGTGTGTGAAAAgtgagcacaagtctaaatgcaatgacctaatatggcaattaaaatcatctctttgctatgTCATTActcctcttaatagtacggagaagctaaaaataaacaagcaaatttgatcgcccctacacctcgatcaatttaaaactaaagcactagttttaccgtcttcttttcttcgcttcgcgccatcaattttaatccatcggtAGTCACTCATGCGCACACACATAATGTGAACCtaactcaaaaaatatatagctcaaagacaatggttagtccacaattagtacttgtcattaattaccaaaattaacaatgggggtgtaagttcaagtgccttaatttggttttggtgattaatgacaaatctaattatatgagactaacgtttttatgagcctttctttgactagtctcatttggatatgaaaataaaaatgatgagaggtatgtatcaaacttcacatattctaacttggtctctcttgtggatccaaaatataaTGTGAGAGCCCTCATTGATCttgattgattatgtgcatatgtgttcctttatatccatatgtatgcacatcttgagggggagcttattctatattttgtttattataagatttctatcttgatttgaaatcatctttcatctcatctctctatattgtttatatcgggttattacccatcaccaaagagagaaaagatttaaagatcttggattaaacaatttgtgtaattgttactttggtgatagatgataaaccgatgtttatgggattaacctctcttttgcataagttgtctactaggttatttcccgataatgagatgtggaagacatgcattcttttgtgatggaccttaatcatgacaaggatgaaatgtATGGAGATAAAATGATGTGtaccacttcttatctcctactttttgataggttcatatatatgatttccatgttattgatatataagtgtgagaTTAATTTTTACTCGAGTCgtatcttatttagtctcatttacattaagaacatggagatcatgaatGTATGTGTTTTATGTTGGTCTAcatcattactacatatgccttctctatgtgtataggataaacccccattggtcattctctaattattcatacacttgcatctcttgtatatttatttgtatgcatatatttggGAGAATTGCAAATATACCACTACTCTTACCCTCTAATTCGAAATAGCCATTAAAAAAACGCAAACTGCAAATTTGCCATTAAAACTGATGTGTACCTTCCGTTTACCATTACCGTTTGAGCTAGTGCAAATAAGaagacaaaaataattcataaaacTAATGTGAAAAACAAAGCTGCACAACAAGACCGTTTTGCCCCCCTCCCTACCCCTCTCGCACGCAGAAGCCCCCATCTCCCAGAAAGGCAGGTCCCGATTGGCCGATTCCCTTCCCTATCCTCGAACCCTACTACATCCCCAAATCCTCTCATCTCTTCTTCCAAATCAAGAGCAAATCAAACAAAAATTGGTTGCAATAAAGTAGGATATGGTAAGGCAGCAAGGCGGGGATGGATTTTGCGGGGCAGCAAGGCGGGCGGCCACGGcgtgacggcgcggcggcagttTGTGACGCTACGGAAGCAGCAGCGGCGAGCACGGCAGAGGCTTGTGAAGCTGCGGCAAACAACATCGGCGAGCACGGCTGCATCTTGGGCAGCTGCAGCGGCTTGCTGCTTCGGACTGCAGTAACAGCAACATGTTGTAGCAGTACCATGGCGAcagaagaaaaaggagaggaaaGACTCTGTTGCTTCAATTTCCTTGGTAGGGTAACATTGTCCTAATTTTCATCAAAACcaagggggagcaaatcctatacatttattgtgtatgttctagatccatgttgttcacctattatttatatcggatctttgcacttgagcttgcatacgagtatatgacacttgtgatgttaatgaatactcaacaaacatatccatatctttcatatgcaaccggttgATCACCAAGTGGaggatgacaaccgatttgttggTACTAATGTTCTTCTTTGAGATGTGCAAAGGAATAGGTCTAATTGTGATGAGGCTAATGGATGACACCATGGGTTGatggtcaccaagccaaggGCATCGCCGTGTCGACAAGAATTAAAtcaagcttgtgatgagaaGAAAGTCTTGACAAATGATGGTAAATACCTTGGTATAAACATGGTTGAATCAaatggtcacaagtgttgatctcgactcaagcttgaccccaagatggatggcgcaaggcaaaggtataatgtagctaagaatattttcttagtcttttcccggtcttggtgtttggtgtagaccggatttgctagatagTCGTCGTACTttcaagaggggtctatgaagcgggagcttgtggatgatcttgtgccatattagttcatatgcatatAGGTGCATTTGGTGGgcttgtctagccaagtgtgATGAGTTTTTATCAAGTCCTAAACCAAGAAAGAAGTGGGCATGTCCAATAGGAGTGAGTGACATCTTGTGGGTATGTCCGGTggatatcctttggagtgtgagccctttaTCCTTGGCTTAAGTTGTGTTTCTTGCATGGTTTTTTCATGGGTTGGATggccctttgaataagctttccatagagtacaagaacgccaaattccgagacccgagtcaagagatatcgccgttttactaacggtcggttgagctgaaaagtgacctgcggtcTAACCATGGGCattaggccggtctgaccgggcctgttagccggtctgaccggcgtggtaaggccggtctgaccggccccactAGTCTATTGCACTGGTCTGGTTTTTGGTGGCGATAcagagccgccagagccgcaaccggtcagaccgagccgacggcggtctgaccgagccgtggacggtctgaccggccactacacTACGGTAAGACCGACCAAgttgagtgggctcaatgattgccctgtaacgGCTAAAACTAGCTgttacaaagtagtccggtctgaccggcctcacaacggcggtctgaccggcagagcacggagttggggatttcggttccaacggctagttttggtggttgggggtatatatacccactccccagcaACAAGGGaaaggttttggcactccattgcattatcttgaacccttgcaagagctctcacacccttggacacttagtttatctagtgaggtgttagagagtgagttaagccaatccaagtgcattgcttcattgttatagctagtgtggcacttgatcatccttggcaagcatcctagacttgttactcttggaggttgccgcctgctagacggcttgtggaggtgttgcccggtgacctctccgaggagattgtggaggaggcccggcgccgtttgtgagtggtttggagttcaccaccttcggagtgaaggaagaactaccctagtgatcgaggcttgggtagtcctctccgtgggccggctcccaccttgcccaccccttgacgaagggggcgtgcggtggcttcgtggttgagcggtggagttgggctcgcctcaacggggattaggaaaccggcgagtttccgaacctcggtgaaaaattccttgtctcttgtctcatttatttattgcatttatatttgtgcaatttacattcatagagacatatttgagcccatatcacctaggtttgcaaaacttaacttagttgcttagttaacctTTCACCTCAccttgcctagcaacttaggttagttttgtttaagtgccattaagttttaaaaccgcctattcacccccctctagtcggcctccttgatcctacagggggcctagatgcttcagaGATACATTGGCCCAAGAtcctgccgccgccgagagCGACGGATATCGGAGAGAGGCCGAATTCGAGGGAACTTGACGTGTTGATTCCGGTAGGTGGTGATGGTAGCGGTCCTCGGAGGTGGACCAATCTAACCGATATACTCCCTCATATTTAACAATATTTAACAATATCGGAGGCGGTCCTCATATTTAACCGATatacgccgttgacttttttaaacatatttgaccattcgtcttattcaaaaacttttgtgaaatatgtaaaactatatgtatacataaaagtatatttaacaatgaatcaaatgatagagaAAGAATTAATacttacttaaattttttgaataagacgaacggtcacacatgtttaaaaaagtcaacggcgtcaaatatttagggatggagggagtatcaaagaGGCGGCTGAGGACCGGAAGGATGGTGTTACGCGATAAGACTGGAGAGAGAAAGGGATCAagcgaagagggagagagatcgacCAACTTGATCGAGTCGCTGCTTAGGTTGCTCCACTAAGTGGGTCTCCACATGTGAGCCTTTGGGCTATGGAATACCAGGCCCAATACAGAGAGACAAATGGCAAGAAAAAGGTTAGATCGGTACTTAGTGGAATAGTGAAAGAACTTTAAATCGTCTGGCTATACTTTGAGCCACTTTATATAAGAATAAATCTCAGCAAGTTATATTATATTCACAATAATGCATAatgtaattttatttaaatGTAGGCGCACAAATAACACTTTCTCGGTTGctgtttttttatagataatgtcGTTGACTTTTGACGATGTTTGCACGAAACCCAGTTTGTGCCGGCTAATAAATAATATTGCCAATAAACCCtcaaacatttaatatatttttatttataaatacaCCCTACTCCTATGTTTACATTTCAATTATTTGGAAAAAAGTACAGACGAGCCCCTAGACATTTAGTATGGAGGGAGGTTAAAGTTGCGCAAATACAAAACTATATACAACTATTGAAAGCATATGTGACGACGGGATGATCGAGCCAATTATTTGGAAAAAAGTACATACAAGCCCCTAGACATTTAGgtcttgtttggatcctccgggctattaaatagccctccggaatcttgctatttaggattattaaacgtagattaccgacaaaaccgattccataacccctaggctattttgcgagacgaatctaatgatgtatattaatccataattagcggctgattactgtagcatcactgtagcaaatcatggattaatatatctcgttagattcgtctcgcaaaatagcctagaagttatggaataggttttgtcagtaatctacgtttaatactcttaaatagcaagattccaaAGGACTGTTAAATAGCCCTTCGGATCCAAACAGGGTCTTAGTATGGAGGGAGGTTAAAGTTGTGCAAATACAAAGCTATATACAACTATTGAAAGCATATGCGACGACGGGATGATCGAGCCTGCACATCTGTAACTCGAGGGAAACAACAACTTATTAATGACGACGGGATGCAACGTGCTCGTCCACAAGCGAATTTCGCATTTAGTAAGGAGTGACAAGTGATGGCATGATGCCTGCACATCGGTCGCGTGTACCATCATCACCCTTGTAGGGGAAGGGCATGGGTTGTTAGGCGACTCGGGTGACTACCGTAATAAATTTGTATCTGTCACGATCCCACATGAATCTCACTGGTGAACACAAGCACAGGAGCAATATATCCTCTCCAACTCTGTATATCAAGTTCAGGGATACAAATTGGAAGAACTAGCAGCAGAGATTGGGAAGAGAAGCAGGGGGTAAAGGGAATCAGAGAAACACAGAGTAGGGGATTAGAGGAGAAatcaagaggaggaagaagaggccacAGCCATCAGGTTCTAATTCATCAATGCCTTCTCTCACTGCCACGGTTGGTATTTATACTTCTTGGTTGCTTGCACCTTCAGTATGTGAGCTAGGCCAAGCCCATTTCTCCAGCAGCCCATGCAGCCCACCAGATACATGACAGTATCATTGTCGGTTCACAACATGAATCGTGGTAATTCAGTAAATAAATTGGAATGTATGAAACAAGGAGAAGTTAGCTTGCAGTAAGTCCCTCGGCCCCTTCGACCCTTGCATTCCTTCCCCTCCCACGATCCatcctccctccccttccccacAACCACCGCAATCATTGCCGCCGCATCACCAAGCGAGGAGGTCATCAGTTGCATCGGATCTGCGACCTTCTCAACCTGCTAGCTGTTTGGATCGGGCTGGCTAGAGTGAGGTTGCTAGCCATCTCTTGTTTAAGGGATTTGTCTTCTCGTA is from Oryza sativa Japonica Group chromosome 9, ASM3414082v1 and encodes:
- the LOC4347924 gene encoding ABC transporter F family member 1 isoform X2: MTCFLTPTWSSTTAAIGCRELPIPPHMDIYHLTHEIEASDMSALQAVISCDEQRLQLEKEAEILAAQDDGGGEALDRVYERLEAIDASTAEKRAAEILFGLGFNKHMQAKKTCDFSGGWRMRIALARALFMNPTILLLDEPTNHLDLEACVWLEETLKKFDRILVVISHSQDFLNGVCTNIIHMQNRKLKLYTGNYDQYVQTRAELEENQMKQYRWEQDQIASMKEYIARFGHGSAKLARQAQSKEKTLAKMERGGLTEKVVRDKVLTFRFTDVGTLPPPVLQFVEVTFGYTPDNLIYKNLDFGVDLDSRVALVGPNGAGKSTLLKLMTGDLIPLDGMVRRHNHLRIAQFHQHLAEKLDLDMSALQYMMKEYPGNEEERMRAAIGKFGLSGKAQVMPMRNLSDGQRSRVIFAWLAWREPHMLLLDEPTNHLDIETIDSLAEALNEWDGGLVLVSHDFRLINQVAQEIWVCEKQAVTRWEGDIMEFKEHLRSKAGVDD
- the LOC4347924 gene encoding ABC transporter F family member 1 isoform X1 is translated as MVSDASKKKAAQKKAAAAAKRGDKAKAAITLSERTCTAVLTSHPLSRDIHIESLSLTFHGHDLLLDTDLELNYGRRYGLLGLNGCGKSCLLKAIGCRELPIPPHMDIYHLTHEIEASDMSALQAVISCDEQRLQLEKEAEILAAQDDGGGEALDRVYERLEAIDASTAEKRAAEILFGLGFNKHMQAKKTCDFSGGWRMRIALARALFMNPTILLLDEPTNHLDLEACVWLEETLKKFDRILVVISHSQDFLNGVCTNIIHMQNRKLKLYTGNYDQYVQTRAELEENQMKQYRWEQDQIASMKEYIARFGHGSAKLARQAQSKEKTLAKMERGGLTEKVVRDKVLTFRFTDVGTLPPPVLQFVEVTFGYTPDNLIYKNLDFGVDLDSRVALVGPNGAGKSTLLKLMTGDLIPLDGMVRRHNHLRIAQFHQHLAEKLDLDMSALQYMMKEYPGNEEERMRAAIGKFGLSGKAQVMPMRNLSDGQRSRVIFAWLAWREPHMLLLDEPTNHLDIETIDSLAEALNEWDGGLVLVSHDFRLINQVAQEIWVCEKQAVTRWEGDIMEFKEHLRSKAGVDD